Part of the Natranaerobius trueperi genome, GATAAATCGAGGGAGATGCTCCCCTTATCTAAGGAAACTCCCTCGATTTCTTCAGCATTTTATCCTGTAATTAAGTTATTCTTATAGGTCATTATCGGAATGTTTACACCAATTACTTGACAGACTCAACTAGTTCACTTAATTAATTCATCTATCAGTCTTTCTTCGATTTGATCTACTTTATAAAAATCTTGAGCATCTATATATATTTCCTCTAATCCTTCTCGTATATTTTTAGCTTGGGCCAATAAAGTTAAGCCTCGATTGATTAAAAAGTCAAATTGTTCTTTACTAATATTTTCTTCATCATTAAGATGGGTAGGGGTTGATCTTTTATCTCTTATATTAATTAACTCTGTATTGTAATGATCAATTATGGGGTGATAGTTATTAGATCTCAAGCATGCTGTATTGAAATGAGGAATATATATAACATCAATTTGTTTAGGATTTAAACCACACATGAATACAATTGGTTTAATTCCTCTATCTAAAGATTCGTTAAGAATATCCTGCATTAACTGATCGGTTTCTGGGTAGAAGTCATCGTCTAGATAAACTAAATAATCGGTGTCTTTAAATAAAGATTCATATAAATTAATATGTCCTTGTGGAGCAAGTGCAGATGCAAAAAGATACCTGGCACTAGAATTTGATTTATCATTTAATTTAAGTGGATTGAAAGAACTAACTTTATTTTCTTTAAATAAATTATCAGTTAAATATTTTTTAAAATCTAGTAATTCATCACGTTTCTTTCTTAATCCCTGCATTTGTTTTATATGGTATTTTGTTTTTTCTGCTAGAGAAAAATAATTATAAGTTAAATTAAAAAGTTCTTTAACCTGCTTTTGTATGTTGGTGATTTCAATTCGATATTTCTTTAACTTATTTGTGTCCCCAAATTGTCCCAGGTCAATAATTTCATCAATTGCACCTGGGGACTTTGGATCAATCACGTGTGGTGCTGTACCGTCTATAATGGCAGTATTAGTTTCAGGTAAGGCAATTCCATCTAGAGATTCGCTATCAGAGGCGCAGTAAAACTTTTCAACGAAGTATCGTTTATCAGTAAAGTGATTAGCTAGTTTTTTTAATAATGTTGATTTTCCGGTTCCTGGCCCCCCTTTTATGACATAAAATCTTTTTGGATTGGAAATAACATAATCAAAAAGGGAGTAAAACCCAAAACTAGTATTACCTCCAGGAAAAAAAGTAGTTATTCTTTGTTCATTCATATTAATCCCTCCTTGCTGATATATTTTATTTGTCATTACTAGAATTTGTGCAGATTTAATTCAAAAAGCAGGATTTATTAGACTGAAAATCGAAGAATAACATAGCAAAAGGAGGTGGATTAGTTGTCAGATTGTATCTTTTGTAAGATTGTAAATAAAGAAATTGACAGTGAAATAGTATATGAAAATGAAAACATACTAGCATTTAAAGACGTGGAACCTCAAGCGCCTGTACATTTATTAGTTATTCCTAAAAAACATATTGAGTCATTTATGAATTTTCAAGAAGAAGATGATGAACTTTTTGCTGAAATTATGGTCACACTTCAGAAATTAGCCAAAGACTTTGAGTTAGATCGATCTGGTTTTCGTATAGTTAATAACTGCGGTGAAGAGGGTGGACAGACAGTAAATCATGTGCATTTCCATCTTCTTGGCAAACGAACACTGACTTGGCCGCCAGGATAATATTTTGTTTTGATTTACTTAATGCAAATTTAATGGTATTATATTATATAGAGATTTTGTTGTTGTGAAAGAGGGGAGGGAAATTTGTGGCTGAAATAAGAGTTGGTAAAAACGAAACACTAGATAGCGCTTTACGCCGTTTTAAAAAACAATGTTCTAAAAGTGGGGTATTAAGTGAAGCAAAAAAGCGCAAGCATTATGAAAAACCGAGTGAAAAGCGTAAGCGCAAAGCTGCTGAACGCACAACTAAAAGAGGTTAAGTAGGAGGCTTGTGTAATGGAAATTGCTCAAAGATTACAACAAGACATGAAAGAGGCAATGAAAAAGAAAGATAAATTTCGGCTATCGGTTATTAGAATGATTAGATCAGAGTTACAAAATCAAGAAATAAATAATTCTGAAGTACTTTCAGAAGAAGATATTATTGAGATTTTAATTAAAGAGAGAAAGAAAAGATCAGACTCTTTAAAAGAATATCAACAAGCCGGAAAAGAAGATACAGTTAGAGACTTAGAAAAAGAAATTGATATTTTAGATGAATACTTACCTGAGCAATTATCTGATGAAGAGTTAGAATCAATCATTAAAGATGCCATTGACAAAGTTGGTGCGAAATCTCTAAAAGAAATGGGACAGGTTATGAAAGTGGTTATGCCAAATGTTAAAGGAAGAGCTGATGGCAAACGAGTAAATAATCTTGTAAAACAGTTACTTGAAAATTAGCGTAAATTGAATCATAGGGCCTATATGGCCCTTTTTTTAAATTAAATTCAAAAATAATTGGAAATAAATTGTTATTTATTTTATAATAATTATTATAGGAAATTAATTGAGGGATGGTGTCTTTATGAAAATGGGTGAACGTACGCTTATTTTGCTAATAATTTTCCTATTAGGAATAATGGCTACAGTCTCTAATGGGGCAGGTGCATCTTCTGATTCAGAACAGACAGTCTATGTAGTGCCGGTAGAAGGGAATATAGAACGAGGTTTATATGCCTTTATGAATAGAGCCTTTGAAAGTGCAAAAGAGGAAAATGCAGATATGATTTTATTAGATATAAACACTCCCGGAGGAACTTTAGATGCGGCCTTTGACATTAAAGATCTAATAGTATATGAAGATATTCCTGTCAATGCTTTTGTTAGCGGTAGAGCAGCTTCAGCAGGAGCTTTTTTAGCATTAGCTGCAGATGAATTATATATGGGACCTAGCACCAATATGGGAGCGGCTGAAGCTAGGATGGGTCAAGAAGTTGCAGATGAGAAGGTTATGAGTATGTGGGAAAGTGAAATGCGAAGTGTTGCTGAAGATAGAGACCCAGAAATTGCTGCTGCAATGGTTAGAAGAGAAATAGAAATAAATGGTCTAGTTTCACAAGGTGAGTTACTTACAATTAATGAAAGAGAAGCAAAAGAACACGGAATGGCTGATGGTGTTGTTTCAGACTATCAGGGACTACTCAATAAGACAGGTTTTGATAATGCAGAAATTATTGAATACGATATGGCTTGGGCTGAACGTTTAGCTAGATTTATCACCTCACCCACAGTAGCGTCAATACTACTAACGCTTGGAATGGCAGGGTTAATTATTGAAATCACTACAATGGGTTTTGGAGTAGCAGGTTCAATTTCATTGCTGTCTTTTGGTCTCTTTTTTGGTGGACATATTTTTGCTGGATTTGCAGGTTATGAAGTTTTACTGTTCTTCTTAGCGGGAATTGTGTTACTACTTTTAGAAGCCTTTGTTGCAGGTTTTGGAGTGTTAGGTCTTCTTGGCATAGTCTCATTTGGATTTGCTATTACTATGTCAGCAGAAAATACACAATTAGGAATGATGATGTTGCTTTATAGTATTATAGGAACAGTTATTATTTTAGCTGTAGCCTTTAGATTTTTTGTTAAAAGTAGGTTCTGGGATAGAATAATATTAAGACATCAAGAAGAAAAAGATCATGGCTATGTGGGTACTAATACAGAGCATAGGGAATTAGTTGGTTTAACTGGTAAAACAGAAACTCCACTTCGACCAGCAGGGACTGCTAGAATCGAATATGAACGTATCGATGTAGTGAGTGAAGGGGGGTATATACCGCAAAATAAGGAGATCAAGATAACTGAAGTAGAAGGATCTAGAATAGTTGTACAAGAGTTAATAAAAGAAGAAGAGGAGGGTAAATAATATGATTGATGGTGGTTTAGTGACATTACTGATACTAATTGCGATTGCAATTCTTGCAATATCTGTAATTTTAAGTTTTATACCTTTAGGCCTGTGGATTTCAGCACAAGCTGCGGGTGTTAAGATTGGCATATTTACTTTAGTAGGAATGCGCTTGCGAAGAGTAATACCCGCTCAAGTTGTTAAGCCTTTAATAAAGGCTACTAAAGCTGGGCTTGAATTGAGTGTAAATAAATTAGAAGGACATAATCTAGCAGGTGGAAATGTAGATAGGGTTGTAAATGCACTTATTGCAGCTCAAAGAGCTGATATTCCATTGTCTTTTGAAAGAGCTTCTGCAATTGATTTGGCAGGTAGAGATGTTCTTCAAGCCGTTCAAATGAGTGTTAATCCAAAGGTTATAGAAACCCCTGTAGTTGCTGCAGTAGCTAAAGATGGTATTGAAGTAAAAGCTAAAGCAAGAGTTACAGTGAGAGCTAATATTGATCGATTAGTTGGTGGTGCAGGAGAAGATACAATTATAGCACGAGTTGGAGAAGGTATAGTCACAACAATTGGTTCAGCTGAAAATCATAAGGCGGTATTAGAAAATCCTGATAACATGTCTCATACTGTTTTGAACAAAGGTTTGGATGCTGGTACGGCTTTTGAAATTTTAAGTATCGATATTGCTGATGTAGATGTTGGTAAGAACATTGGTGCACAACTACAAACTGATCAGGCAGATGCTGATAAAAGAATAGCTCAAGCAAAAGCAGAAGAACGTCGTGCTATGGCGATTGCCCATGAACAAGAAATGAGAGCATCAGTACAAGAAAAACGAGCAAAAGTAGTAGAAGCAGAGGCAGAAGTGCCCCTAGCAATGGCCCAAGCACTCAAAGATGGTAAACTTGGAGTTATGGATTACTATAATATGAAAAACATTCAAGCTGATACAGAAATGAGAAATTATATTTCACAAACTGAATCTAATGAAAGTAGTGAGACTCCACACTATCGAAATCAACCGGTAGATGAAGAAGATGATGAATAAAAAAGATGTCGTAAGAAAACAGGGTTATAAGGGGGTGACCTAATGGGAGATATAATTGTTATGATAATTATATTATTAGGTGCATCAGCTGTAAAAAATGTTTTAGGTGAAGGACGAACAGATAGAGAAAAAAGGACACCTGGTTTTCCGAGACCACAAAATGAACAAGAAACGCAAAACCAAGAAAAAAGAGCTCCTAATTTTCCGTGGCCAGAGGATATAGAGTTCCCTTCATTTCCCAATAAAGGTCAACCAAATGTTAACAAACATCCTGAAGAAGAGGAAAAGAGTAGAGAAATTAGGGAAATCGAAGAAGAAAGAACAAGTCTAAATGATACTATTCGAGATTACGAAGACAAAAAACAAAAGGCGAGAAAAAAAGCACGTCAAGTTTCAGCACAAATGAATCAACTTGAACGTAACAGCTATCAAGTCTCAACTAGGAAAAAAGATTCTGATCTTCAAGAAATGTTTAGTAGTAAAAAAGAACTAAAAAATGCTATACTTTTAAAAGAAATATTAGATCCCCCAAAGAGTAAAAAAAAGAGAAAGAACTTTGTGTAAACTTATAAAGCGAATTGATCATTTGATCAATTCGCTTTTTTTTAATCTGTTTTAATATATGAACAATACTAGGCATATTTTATGGTAGGAGAGGAGGGTGAAGTATGAAAAAACATAACTTAAAGGCAATGTTTACAGATTTTTTTGATTTACCTAAAGATATTGTCCTAAATCTTCCACGTATAATTATAATTGGTGACACACAATTTTATGTAGAAAATCATAGAGGTGTATCTGAGTATTCGGAAAATAAAATAAGGATTAAAATCTCTGGAGGAGAAATAAGTGTTACTGGCTCAAGCCTAGTGCTTCGAAATATTTTTGAAGAGGAGATATTAATAGAGGGCAATATTGAAAATATCGAGTTTAATAACTAATGGGGGGACGTTTGGTGATTTTTAAAAAAGTGTGGTATTATATCATTGGGTATTTAGAAGTAACAGTTATTGGAACAACTGTTGAAAAATTTATTAATCTAACTACACAGAATAATATCTTGATTTGGGATATTAAAAAATATCCACGTGGACTCAAATTAAAAATTAGTATATCAGACTTTCATAAATTAAGACATATTATTAGAAAGACAAACTGTAGAGTGAAAATCGTAGAGAAAAAAGGTATTCCGATCTTAAAAAAGAAGTTAAGAAAAAGAAAAGTATTAGTAGGTGGAATTGTTGTAGCCATTGTGGTGTTAATTTACCTATCTAGTTTTGTATGGTTCATTGAAATAGTAGGAAATGAAAGAGTTTCTGATGAAGAAATAATTGAGACTTTAGAAGAATCTGGTGTAGCACCAGGAACTAAAAAGTCTGAGTTTGAAGCTCATGAAATAGAAAATATAGTTGTAAATCAACATGATGAGATTATTTTTGTTGGAATCAGAGTGAAAGGCATGAAAGTCCAAATTGAGATAGTTGAAAAAGAAGAACAACCAGAGGAGTTTGAGGGGCCTACAAACATAGTGTCAGATAGAGAAGCTTATATTACAAATATTCTGGTTTTTTCAGGATTTCCGGCTGTAGAACCTGGAGATGTGGTGAAAGAAGATGATGTTTTAATATATGGTAGGACAGTTTCTGATCAGGTTTTAGAAGAACGAATCTTTGAGGATGAGGATAAAGCAATTGCTGAAATATTAGATGAATTTCCACAAACTCAAGCACAAGGAGTAGTAAAAGGAAAAGTACATCAAAAGGGTTACGGTGAGTCTGAACTTGTTTATGAAAAAAGAGAAAGAACTGGGGAAAAAATAACTCAGTATGGATATTACTTTAATGGAGAGACTAATTATTTAGACTTGAAAGAGCCTTCATATGTAGAGTATGATAAAAAGAAGACTTTAAGAAAGCTAAATATAGATAGTTTAGGGTGGGAGATAGGGTTAGTGAGAAAAGAATATTATGAAGTAGAAGTTTCTCAGGGTGAAAGAAGTAATAGTGAAGCAAAAGAATTAGCAAAGGAAAAAGCTTATGAGCAAGCGAAAAAAACCTATCGAGATGGAGATAATACAGAAATAGTTGATGTGCATTTTGAGGAGCTTAAAATTGAAAAAGATCAATTGGTTAGGATAAGGGCTATTCTCTCGGTTGAAAGAAATATTGGTAAAGAAGTAAAATTACAATAAAACTATTGGAGGGGTGTTTTCTTGACAAGATCGCAAAATACAAATTTAATAGAAACTGTTCAATTAAATGATGAGTCTGAAGTTTTTAATCTTCTAGGAAATTTTGATGAAAATCTAGAAGTTATAGAAAATTGTTTTCCTGTAACTATTATTCCAAAAAGTCAAGGGATAAAAGTTAAAGGGGATCAAGAAAGTGTAGAAAACACTAAAATTTTAGTTAATACTTTATTAGACTCTATTAGAAAAGGTAAGAAAATAACGGCCTTTGATATCAAATATGCGGCTGATATGATAAAAGAAGGAGAACAAGACAAGGTGCGAGAAGTATTTGAAGAGCTTATATTTACAACTGAAAGAGGAAAGAAGATAAAGCCTAAGACTGTAGGTCAAAAAACATATTTAAAATCTATTCAAAATAATGATATAGTTTTTGGAATAGGTCCTGCAGGAACTGGTAAAACATTTTTAGCAATTGCAATGGCAGTTGCTAGTCTTAAGAGACAAGAAGTAAATAGGATTATATTAACACGCCCTGCTGTAGAAGCAGGTGAAAAACTTGGCTTTTTACCTGGGGATTTACAAGAAAAGGTTGATCCGTACCTGCGACCAATTTATGACGCTCTGTTTGATTTACTAGGGATGGACAAGGTGCATAAATATATGGAGAAAAGAATAATAGAAATAGCTCCTCTTGCTTATATGAGGGGGAGGACTTTAGATGATTCATTTATAATTTTAGATGAAGCTCAAAATACTACTTCTGAGCAAATGAAAATGTTTTTAACTAGAATTGGTTTTAGTTCAAAGGCTGTAATAACAGGTGATATAACACAAGTAGATTTACCTTCAGGGAAGTATTCAGGATTATCTGAGGTAACTAATATTTTACATGGAGTGTCAGGATTAGCTTTTGTATATCTAACTGAACGGGATGTTGTTAGGCATGAGCTAGTTCAAAAGATTATATTAGCTTATGAAGAACACGAAAAACAGAATGATTAATTTGGTAAATTAGGAGGATTGGAAATGAATTTAGGGAGAGGCGCTCAGAATGAAAATAATAGCTCAACAAATAACAAAGAAATTAAGCCATTGTGTCAAAGGGTTTTTATTGCTTTTATAGTTTTTTTGAGCGTCTTTGCAGTTACAAGTGTTGGCTTTTTACCTGATACATTAGAAGTTGGGCAAGTTAGTCCTAAAACATTCTATGCTCCTGAAGAAGTGGTAGATCGGTATACAACAGAAGAACGAAGAAGTGAAGCCGAAAAAGATGTGCCAGAAGTCTATGACTTAGATCCTAGCATTAAAGAAAATTCTTTAAAGATTCTTACAGAAACATTTGATTTATTGATAGAAGCCAATGTAGAGTACTATGAAAAACAAGAGGAAGCTCTAGAGCAAAATGAAGAATATTGGAATGAATCAGAAACTGTAACAGAATTAGAGGACGATTTTTTTGAAAATGCACCTGTTTCCTTAGCTGAAGACATGTCTATACCAATAGGTGACTTCTCTATTGAAAGTTTAGAAGAAGTTAAAAGTGATGCTAATACAATTTTGAGTAACCTATTAGATCAGGGAATTAAACCGGATGCCATTGATAATGCTAAAGAACAAATTGAACAACAAGTTGATGTTTTACCATACCATATAGATTTAAAAGAATTCTCTTTAGCAGCTCTACAAGAGACTGTATCACCAAATATGACCTATAATGAGGATGCTACAGAGGAAAGAAGGATGCTTGCTCGAAAAGAAGTTGAGCCTGAAACTATAGTTGAAGGAGAAGTAATTGTTCGAGAAGGTGAAAGAATAACTGAAAGACATTTAATGATTCTAGAAGACTTAGGACTTCAAAGGGCTCATGGAGATTACTTTATGCTATTAGGACTAGCCATCCTTATCGCAATTGTAATTGGGTTAGCAGCTATTTATATTTATTACTACTTTGAAACAACGTTTTATGATAATACATTGTTAGTTTTATTAGGTCTGATCTTTGTAGCTACTTTAGTGATAGCTCGTGTCTCAAGCGTATTTTCCGGGTATTTAATTCCAACAGCGATGGCAGCGATTTTGTTCACTGTTTTATTTGGAGCAAGATTATCGATAGTTCTAGTTTCCCTTTTAGCTATATTAATCGGAGTAATGTCTGGGAATAATATAGATGTGGCTATTTTAGCTATTGTTGGTGGTTTTACAGGTACCTATTCAGTTGCTAAATTACAACAACGTGGAGATCTTACTAGGGCAGGTCTATACGTTGGTCTTATAAACGCTACTACAATTTTTGCCTTATTTCTTGTAGATGGCGGTTTTAGAATAGAGTACGATATATTAGCTGATTTATTAGTCAATGTTTTCTACGGTATTTCTAATGGTATTTTATCAGCAATTTTGGCAATTGGATTTTTACCTTATTTAGATAGTGCCTTTGGGTTAACTACTTCAATTAGACTATTAGAATTAGCAAACCCAAATCATCCATTATTAAAAAAATTATTAGTTGATGCACCAGGTACATATCATCATAGTATAATTGTTGCTAATTTAGCAGAAACAGCAGCTGATGAATTAGATGCCGACCCAATCTTAGCTCGTGTAGGAGCTTATTACCATGATATTGGGAAAATAACTAGACCGTACTTTTTTATTGAGAATCAGTTAACTAAGGATAATCCTCATGATAAAATTTCACCAAGTTTAAGCTCATTGATTATAACATCACATATAAAAGATGGTGTGGAATTAGCAAAAAAGAACAAACTACCACGTGTTATAATCGATATTATTAAAGAACATCATGGTACGAAAATGGTAAGTTATTTTTATCAGAAAGCATGTAAAGATAACTCTAGAGAAGATAATCTGATTGAAGAAGATTTTCGTTATACTGGTCCGAGACCCCAGTCGAAAGAATCTGCTATTATTATGCTTGCAGACTCTGTTGAAGCAGCAGTTAGAACTATATCTAGTCCTAATCCAGGTAAGATAGAGGGATTAGTACGAAAACTCATAAAACAGCATTTAACAGAAGGACATTTAGATGAATGTCACCTAACCTTAAAAGATTTGAATATTATAGCTGAGTCTTTTAGTAAAATACTTAGTGGTATTTTCCATAGTAGAATAGAGTATCCAGAAAATTTACCTGATAAAAGGGAGGGAAAACATGGAACTGATAGTAAACAACCAAACGGACACACCGATAACAAATCAACAGACGAAGCTACTGAAAAAAATTCTGAAAACGACTCTTGATAGAGAGGAATTAAATATTTCCAGTGAAATTTCAGGTGAAGTTAGCTTAGAGATAGTTGATGATAACGGGATAAAAAAATTAAACCATATATATAGGAAAAAGAATGAATCAACTGATGTCTTATCCTTTCCGCAACTTGAAGACGAATTAGAAGAAGAAAATAGTGACAAGTATTTAATGTTGGGTGATATTGTTATTAATAGATACGCTATTA contains:
- the yqfD gene encoding sporulation protein YqfD translates to MIFKKVWYYIIGYLEVTVIGTTVEKFINLTTQNNILIWDIKKYPRGLKLKISISDFHKLRHIIRKTNCRVKIVEKKGIPILKKKLRKRKVLVGGIVVAIVVLIYLSSFVWFIEIVGNERVSDEEIIETLEESGVAPGTKKSEFEAHEIENIVVNQHDEIIFVGIRVKGMKVQIEIVEKEEQPEEFEGPTNIVSDREAYITNILVFSGFPAVEPGDVVKEDDVLIYGRTVSDQVLEERIFEDEDKAIAEILDEFPQTQAQGVVKGKVHQKGYGESELVYEKRERTGEKITQYGYYFNGETNYLDLKEPSYVEYDKKKTLRKLNIDSLGWEIGLVRKEYYEVEVSQGERSNSEAKELAKEKAYEQAKKTYRDGDNTEIVDVHFEELKIEKDQLVRIRAILSVERNIGKEVKLQ
- a CDS encoding HD family phosphohydrolase — encoded protein: MNLGRGAQNENNSSTNNKEIKPLCQRVFIAFIVFLSVFAVTSVGFLPDTLEVGQVSPKTFYAPEEVVDRYTTEERRSEAEKDVPEVYDLDPSIKENSLKILTETFDLLIEANVEYYEKQEEALEQNEEYWNESETVTELEDDFFENAPVSLAEDMSIPIGDFSIESLEEVKSDANTILSNLLDQGIKPDAIDNAKEQIEQQVDVLPYHIDLKEFSLAALQETVSPNMTYNEDATEERRMLARKEVEPETIVEGEVIVREGERITERHLMILEDLGLQRAHGDYFMLLGLAILIAIVIGLAAIYIYYYFETTFYDNTLLVLLGLIFVATLVIARVSSVFSGYLIPTAMAAILFTVLFGARLSIVLVSLLAILIGVMSGNNIDVAILAIVGGFTGTYSVAKLQQRGDLTRAGLYVGLINATTIFALFLVDGGFRIEYDILADLLVNVFYGISNGILSAILAIGFLPYLDSAFGLTTSIRLLELANPNHPLLKKLLVDAPGTYHHSIIVANLAETAADELDADPILARVGAYYHDIGKITRPYFFIENQLTKDNPHDKISPSLSSLIITSHIKDGVELAKKNKLPRVIIDIIKEHHGTKMVSYFYQKACKDNSREDNLIEEDFRYTGPRPQSKESAIIMLADSVEAAVRTISSPNPGKIEGLVRKLIKQHLTEGHLDECHLTLKDLNIIAESFSKILSGIFHSRIEYPENLPDKREGKHGTDSKQPNGHTDNKSTDEATEKNSENDS
- the floA gene encoding flotillin-like protein FloA (flotillin-like protein involved in membrane lipid rafts), producing MIDGGLVTLLILIAIAILAISVILSFIPLGLWISAQAAGVKIGIFTLVGMRLRRVIPAQVVKPLIKATKAGLELSVNKLEGHNLAGGNVDRVVNALIAAQRADIPLSFERASAIDLAGRDVLQAVQMSVNPKVIETPVVAAVAKDGIEVKAKARVTVRANIDRLVGGAGEDTIIARVGEGIVTTIGSAENHKAVLENPDNMSHTVLNKGLDAGTAFEILSIDIADVDVGKNIGAQLQTDQADADKRIAQAKAEERRAMAIAHEQEMRASVQEKRAKVVEAEAEVPLAMAQALKDGKLGVMDYYNMKNIQADTEMRNYISQTESNESSETPHYRNQPVDEEDDE
- a CDS encoding histidine triad nucleotide-binding protein, which gives rise to MSDCIFCKIVNKEIDSEIVYENENILAFKDVEPQAPVHLLVIPKKHIESFMNFQEEDDELFAEIMVTLQKLAKDFELDRSGFRIVNNCGEEGGQTVNHVHFHLLGKRTLTWPPG
- a CDS encoding NfeD family protein; translation: MKMGERTLILLIIFLLGIMATVSNGAGASSDSEQTVYVVPVEGNIERGLYAFMNRAFESAKEENADMILLDINTPGGTLDAAFDIKDLIVYEDIPVNAFVSGRAASAGAFLALAADELYMGPSTNMGAAEARMGQEVADEKVMSMWESEMRSVAEDRDPEIAAAMVRREIEINGLVSQGELLTINEREAKEHGMADGVVSDYQGLLNKTGFDNAEIIEYDMAWAERLARFITSPTVASILLTLGMAGLIIEITTMGFGVAGSISLLSFGLFFGGHIFAGFAGYEVLLFFLAGIVLLLLEAFVAGFGVLGLLGIVSFGFAITMSAENTQLGMMMLLYSIIGTVIILAVAFRFFVKSRFWDRIILRHQEEKDHGYVGTNTEHRELVGLTGKTETPLRPAGTARIEYERIDVVSEGGYIPQNKEIKITEVEGSRIVVQELIKEEEEGK
- a CDS encoding GatB/YqeY domain-containing protein, with the protein product MEIAQRLQQDMKEAMKKKDKFRLSVIRMIRSELQNQEINNSEVLSEEDIIEILIKERKKRSDSLKEYQQAGKEDTVRDLEKEIDILDEYLPEQLSDEELESIIKDAIDKVGAKSLKEMGQVMKVVMPNVKGRADGKRVNNLVKQLLEN
- a CDS encoding PhoH family protein — translated: MTRSQNTNLIETVQLNDESEVFNLLGNFDENLEVIENCFPVTIIPKSQGIKVKGDQESVENTKILVNTLLDSIRKGKKITAFDIKYAADMIKEGEQDKVREVFEELIFTTERGKKIKPKTVGQKTYLKSIQNNDIVFGIGPAGTGKTFLAIAMAVASLKRQEVNRIILTRPAVEAGEKLGFLPGDLQEKVDPYLRPIYDALFDLLGMDKVHKYMEKRIIEIAPLAYMRGRTLDDSFIILDEAQNTTSEQMKMFLTRIGFSSKAVITGDITQVDLPSGKYSGLSEVTNILHGVSGLAFVYLTERDVVRHELVQKIILAYEEHEKQND
- the rpsU gene encoding 30S ribosomal protein S21, which encodes MAEIRVGKNETLDSALRRFKKQCSKSGVLSEAKKRKHYEKPSEKRKRKAAERTTKRG
- the ybeY gene encoding rRNA maturation RNase YbeY gives rise to the protein MELIVNNQTDTPITNQQTKLLKKILKTTLDREELNISSEISGEVSLEIVDDNGIKKLNHIYRKKNESTDVLSFPQLEDELEEENSDKYLMLGDIVINRYAIINQAEQYGHSEERELSFLFLHGLLHLLGFDHDNAKNCNEMFALQEEILSKLDITRS
- the yqfC gene encoding sporulation protein YqfC; the encoded protein is MKKHNLKAMFTDFFDLPKDIVLNLPRIIIIGDTQFYVENHRGVSEYSENKIRIKISGGEISVTGSSLVLRNIFEEEILIEGNIENIEFNN